One Streptomyces sp. NBC_00554 DNA segment encodes these proteins:
- a CDS encoding MDR family MFS transporter yields MLDHENKATAPGGPKTVPRRRTWRQLSPLLRLLILTQLAFNIGFFAVLPFLAEHLGTAIGMAGWLVGLVLGLRTFSQQGLFVVGGALADRYGVRPVVLAGCALRIAGFGWLGYARETWAVVGAVLLIGFAAALFSPAVESEVARQAVCWEEAGRGSRTHVLALFTVAGQAGAFVGPLLGALLLAVDFRAVCLAGAAVFVFVLAGHAWLLPQHIPGRTRVKGGGGVRALLRNRRFLALCCAYGAYLLAYNQLYLVLPAEVERAAGSQAPLAWLFALSSLLVVTAQLPVTRWAADRLDLRRCMAAGLLLIAAGFGVVALARPAAWTGTAGLGPAAGFVVLLTLGQMLVAPAARAWVPDLAADGRLGLYTGALSSISGLIVLVGSAGTGSLLDTGFPPAVPWLVLAVIPVASIALLPRHEGPRQGRALGHQPGTARR; encoded by the coding sequence GTGCTCGACCATGAAAATAAGGCCACGGCTCCCGGCGGCCCGAAGACCGTCCCCCGCCGCCGCACCTGGAGGCAGCTGTCTCCCCTCCTGCGCCTGCTGATCCTGACCCAACTCGCCTTCAACATCGGCTTCTTCGCCGTGCTGCCCTTCCTGGCCGAGCACCTCGGTACCGCGATAGGGATGGCGGGCTGGCTCGTCGGTCTGGTGCTCGGACTGCGGACGTTCAGTCAGCAGGGGCTGTTCGTGGTGGGCGGCGCGCTGGCCGACCGGTACGGGGTTCGGCCGGTGGTGCTCGCCGGATGTGCGCTGCGGATCGCGGGCTTCGGATGGCTGGGGTACGCGCGGGAGACCTGGGCGGTCGTCGGCGCCGTCCTGCTGATCGGTTTCGCCGCCGCGCTGTTCTCACCCGCCGTGGAGTCCGAGGTCGCGCGGCAGGCGGTGTGCTGGGAGGAAGCGGGGCGCGGATCCCGTACCCACGTGCTGGCGTTGTTCACCGTGGCCGGACAGGCCGGGGCGTTCGTCGGCCCGCTGCTGGGAGCGCTGCTGCTCGCCGTGGACTTCCGCGCGGTCTGCCTCGCCGGGGCCGCTGTCTTCGTGTTCGTCCTGGCGGGCCACGCGTGGCTGCTGCCGCAGCACATCCCCGGCCGGACGCGGGTGAAGGGCGGGGGAGGCGTCCGCGCGCTGCTGCGCAACCGCCGCTTCCTCGCGCTGTGCTGCGCGTACGGCGCCTACCTGCTGGCGTACAACCAGCTCTATCTCGTCCTCCCCGCGGAGGTCGAGCGCGCGGCGGGCTCACAGGCGCCGCTGGCCTGGCTGTTCGCGCTGTCCTCGCTGCTCGTCGTGACCGCCCAGCTGCCGGTCACCCGCTGGGCGGCGGACCGGCTCGACCTGCGCCGGTGCATGGCCGCCGGGCTGCTCCTCATCGCCGCCGGATTCGGCGTGGTGGCGCTGGCGAGGCCCGCCGCGTGGACGGGTACGGCGGGGCTGGGGCCCGCGGCAGGCTTCGTCGTCCTGCTCACCCTCGGCCAGATGCTCGTCGCACCCGCCGCCCGCGCCTGGGTGCCGGACCTCGCCGCCGACGGCAGGCTCGGCCTCTACACCGGCGCACTGTCCTCCATCTCCGGCCTGATCGTCCTCGTCGGCAGCGCGGGGACCGGCTCGCTTCTCGACACCGGATTCCCGCCCGCCGTGCCCTGGCTGGTCCTCGCCGTCATCCCCGTGGCGTCGATCGCGCTGCTGCCACGTCACGAGGGACCGCGCCAGGGACGCGCCCTCGGCCACCAGCCGGGCACCGCACGCCGGTAG
- a CDS encoding protease inhibitor yields the protein MPTTARWAATLTLTATAVCGPLGGSALAAPGPGPSALYAPSALVLTVGHGDSAATATAERAVTLNCAPTASGTHPDAPSACAELRKTGGDFDALSVRAGALCTKEFHPVVVTVDGVWQGKRVAYERTFANECVKNSYGVNVFTF from the coding sequence ATGCCGACCACCGCGCGTTGGGCAGCGACTCTCACCCTGACGGCCACCGCCGTCTGCGGGCCCCTGGGCGGATCCGCCCTCGCCGCCCCGGGCCCCGGCCCGTCCGCGCTCTACGCCCCCTCTGCCCTGGTGCTCACCGTGGGCCACGGTGACAGCGCGGCCACCGCCACCGCGGAACGAGCGGTCACGCTGAACTGCGCCCCGACCGCCTCCGGCACCCACCCCGACGCCCCCTCGGCCTGCGCCGAACTCCGCAAGACCGGCGGCGACTTCGACGCCCTCTCGGTGAGAGCCGGCGCGCTGTGCACGAAGGAGTTCCACCCCGTCGTCGTCACCGTCGACGGTGTGTGGCAGGGCAAGCGCGTCGCGTACGAGCGCACCTTCGCGAACGAGTGCGTGAAGAACTCCTATGGGGTGAACGTCTTCACGTTCTGA
- a CDS encoding cytosine permease yields the protein MSDNSPSTAPPSLTEVETYGVERIPDADRTASPLDLFRVAFGGANTFSTCVLGAFPILFGLSFWQGLAATLLGVVVGALILCPMAVFGPVNGTNNAVASSAHLGVHGRIVGSFLSLLTAVAFFSISVWSSGDALVGGAHRLFGLERSDLSYVVAYALFGALVLAVCVYGFRFMLFVNKIAVTSATVLFLLGAIAFAGDFDPSYAGVFTSSADSATQALFWPSFIGSALIVLSNPVSFGAFLGDWSRYIPADAPRRRVVGAAFLSQIATLLPFVFGLATASIIATKAPEYVDPAAPDFVGGLLAISPSWFFLPVCLLALIGGMSTGTTSLYGTGLDFSSVFPRLSRVQATVLVGVLSIAFIFVGRFGFDLVQSISTFATMIITCTTPWMVVMILGFYTRRGWYDPDALQVFNRRQRGGRYWFSHGWNWRGMTAWWVAAVIGVLFTNIPGQFVGPLGDLANGIDIGLPLSLAVAAVLFLSLLRLFPEPRAVYGPEGARLARTVDVPVAAITGPGAKAEDPAPALAVEGN from the coding sequence TTGTCCGACAACTCCCCGTCCACCGCTCCCCCGTCGCTCACCGAGGTCGAGACGTACGGCGTCGAGCGCATCCCCGACGCGGACCGCACCGCGTCCCCTCTCGACCTGTTCCGGGTCGCCTTCGGCGGTGCGAACACCTTCTCCACCTGCGTCCTCGGAGCCTTCCCCATCCTCTTCGGCCTCTCCTTCTGGCAGGGGCTCGCCGCGACACTCCTCGGAGTCGTCGTCGGCGCGCTGATCCTGTGCCCGATGGCGGTGTTCGGCCCGGTCAACGGCACGAACAACGCGGTCGCCTCCTCCGCTCACCTGGGCGTGCACGGCCGCATCGTCGGCTCGTTCCTCTCCCTGCTCACGGCCGTCGCGTTCTTCTCGATCTCGGTGTGGAGCTCCGGCGACGCCCTGGTCGGCGGCGCGCACCGGCTCTTCGGCCTGGAGCGCAGCGATCTGTCGTACGTCGTCGCCTACGCACTGTTCGGCGCGCTGGTCCTCGCGGTGTGCGTGTACGGCTTCCGGTTCATGCTGTTCGTCAACAAGATCGCGGTGACCTCCGCGACGGTCCTGTTCCTGCTCGGCGCGATCGCCTTCGCCGGTGACTTCGATCCCTCGTACGCGGGTGTCTTCACGTCCTCGGCCGACTCGGCGACGCAGGCGCTGTTCTGGCCCTCCTTCATCGGCTCGGCGCTGATCGTGCTGTCCAACCCGGTCTCCTTCGGCGCGTTCCTCGGCGACTGGTCCCGCTACATCCCGGCCGACGCGCCGCGCCGCAGGGTGGTCGGTGCCGCGTTCCTCTCCCAGATCGCGACCCTGCTGCCGTTCGTCTTCGGCCTGGCGACCGCGAGCATCATCGCGACGAAGGCCCCGGAGTATGTCGATCCGGCGGCCCCCGACTTCGTGGGCGGGCTGCTTGCCATCTCGCCGAGCTGGTTCTTCCTGCCGGTGTGTCTGCTCGCGCTGATCGGCGGCATGTCGACGGGCACGACGTCGTTGTACGGAACCGGGCTCGACTTCTCGTCCGTGTTCCCCCGTCTGTCGCGGGTCCAAGCGACCGTGCTTGTCGGTGTGCTGTCGATCGCGTTCATCTTCGTCGGGCGTTTTGGGTTCGACCTGGTGCAGTCCATCTCGACCTTCGCCACGATGATCATCACGTGCACCACGCCCTGGATGGTCGTGATGATCCTGGGCTTCTACACCCGGCGCGGCTGGTACGACCCGGACGCTCTCCAGGTCTTCAACCGCCGTCAGCGCGGCGGCCGTTACTGGTTCTCGCACGGCTGGAACTGGCGGGGCATGACCGCCTGGTGGGTGGCCGCGGTGATCGGCGTCCTGTTCACCAACATCCCCGGGCAGTTCGTCGGGCCGCTGGGCGATCTGGCGAACGGAATCGACATCGGCCTGCCGCTTTCGCTGGCCGTCGCCGCCGTCCTCTTCCTTTCACTACTGCGGCTCTTTCCCGAACCCCGGGCCGTGTACGGGCCGGAGGGTGCACGGTTGGCGCGTACGGTCGATGTTCCGGTAGCGGCGATCACCGGACCGGGCGCGAAGGCCGAAGACCCGGCGCCGGCGCTCGCCGTCGAGGGCAACTGA